In a genomic window of Melopsittacus undulatus isolate bMelUnd1 chromosome 1, bMelUnd1.mat.Z, whole genome shotgun sequence:
- the IL6 gene encoding interleukin-6: MFCAPGASRLEGCPQLDPAPAPVWWGQGCPELIKSASTADEKGPVPEPRSRTMRFPQGCACDHDRNHATRRRQPSLRALLPLLLLLLLPRATAALLPAADSSGEAELEEAAGRRSALPDCERLARLLHARAAQLQEEMCEKFTVCENSMEILIQNNLNLPRVTEEDGCLLTGFNEDKCLRKISSGLYTFQTYLQFIQETFISEKQNIESLCYTTEHLAHTVKQMVMNPDEIIIPDLATQASLQAKLKSNKTWIEKITTHLILRGFTSFMEKTVRAVRYLKNTRSSSV; this comes from the exons ATGTTCTGTGCACCTGGAGCTAGCAGGCTCGAAGGCTGCCCGCAGCTGGACCCGGCCCCAGCCCCTGTCTGGTGGGGCCAG GGATGTCCGGAGCTCATTAAATCCGCCAGCACCGCCGACGAGAAAGGGCCGGTGCCGGAGCCCAGGAGTCGCACCATGAGGTTTCCCCAGGGCTGTGCCTGTGACCATGATCGTAACCACGCCACCCGCCGCCGTCAGCCCTCCCTCCGCGCCctcctgccgctgctgctgctcctatTGCTGCCGCGGGCCACCGCCGCACTACTGCCCGCAGCCGACTCCTCGGGGGAGGCCGAGCTGGAGGAGGCGGCGGGGCGGCGGTCGGCGCTGCCCGACTGCGAGCGGCTGGCGCGGCTGCTGCACGCCCGGGCCgcacagctgcaggaggag ATGTGCGAGAAGTTTACCGTCTGCGAGAATAGCATGGAAATCCTCATCCAGAACAATCTCAACCTCCCCAGGGTGACGGAGGAGGATGGGTGTCTGCTCACCGGCTTCAATGAG GATAAATGCTTGAGGAAAATCTCCAGTGGGCTTTATACATTTCAGACATATCTTCAATTCATACAAGAAACTTTTATTAGTGAAAAGCAGAACATTGAATCACTGTGCTATACTACAGAGCACCTGGCACATACTGTAAAGCAGATG GTGATGAATCCTGATGAAATTATCATCCCAGACTTGGCTACTCAGGCATCCCTCCAGGCAAAGCTGAAGTCTAATAAGACCTGGATAGAGAAAATCACCACCCACCTCATCCTCCGAGGCTTTACTTCATTTATGGAGAAAACCGTGAGGGCTGTTCGCTATTTGAAAAACACCAGGAGTTCCAGTGTCTGA
- the TOMM7 gene encoding mitochondrial import receptor subunit TOM7 homolog, with translation MPKLSKETKQRLQQLFKGGQFAIRWGFIPVVLYLGFKRGADPGMPEPTIWSLLWG, from the exons ATGCCGAAGCTTAGCAAAGAGACCAAGCAGCGTTTACAGCAGCTCTTTAAGGGCGGGCAGTTCGCCATCCGCTGGGGCTTCATCCCCGTTGTGCTCTATCTCG GTTTTAAGAGAGGTGCAGATCCTGGAATGCCTGAGCCAACCATCTGGAG TCTTCTTTGGGGATGA